Proteins encoded in a region of the Ruegeria sp. AD91A genome:
- a CDS encoding adenylate/guanylate cyclase domain-containing protein — translation MTTIVAADLAAYSRLMAIDEEGVVSRMSAVWADVVDPLIENAGGRVVKTMGDGFLAEFSSPVEAVRASLAIQDAMADRDAERPEDERLCFRMGIHVGDVVAVDDDILGDAVNVAARLETISPVGGLCLSRTARDQVKNRLDITLKPTGELRVKNLPEPIEAWVLGQGSIVQLVSSIEILPVVVVMPFDEIGSEDEFFADGVVDEITNALSRVGEISVIARQSAFSFKGRVVDVRAVGRELGARYVVTGAIRRSGKRVRLSVQLASAITGANLWSQRYDDDLEDLFDLQDRIASHVVGAVSPSIRASEIAAARAVSPMDRKAHQLYMSAFPHFWAHRREENERAIELLSSAMALDLGDFRSQALRAWAYAQQATYMWSETPLVSRRKAQEDAEAALLLAGDHATSLVAIAAALGMTGLDHERSGQLLEHALELDPNSAWGWMRLGWNHVYREEVKTGLAAFDRAEELSPRDPFLFNIHFGRGYAYGQIGEFENAIRLVKLGLTAGPGVTWAYRDLASFCANADRREEADEAVAALMRSYPGLTIKRVIDSMPPATHSRHHGFLEGLRRAGVPDA, via the coding sequence TTGACGACCATAGTTGCCGCGGACCTCGCGGCCTATTCGCGCCTGATGGCGATAGACGAGGAAGGCGTTGTTTCCCGGATGAGCGCTGTCTGGGCCGACGTCGTCGATCCATTGATTGAGAATGCAGGGGGGCGGGTCGTAAAGACGATGGGCGACGGTTTTCTGGCGGAGTTCAGTTCGCCAGTCGAAGCCGTTCGCGCAAGCCTTGCAATACAAGATGCCATGGCAGATCGTGACGCGGAGCGTCCCGAAGACGAGCGGTTGTGCTTTAGGATGGGTATTCATGTGGGCGATGTCGTTGCCGTGGACGACGACATTCTCGGCGATGCCGTCAACGTTGCAGCGCGGCTCGAGACCATTTCGCCAGTGGGCGGGCTTTGCCTATCACGGACGGCACGGGATCAGGTTAAAAACCGCCTCGACATAACGCTAAAACCCACTGGTGAGCTGCGCGTGAAGAACCTGCCTGAGCCGATCGAAGCGTGGGTGCTGGGCCAAGGTTCAATCGTACAGTTGGTTTCTTCGATAGAAATTCTGCCAGTAGTTGTAGTAATGCCATTTGACGAGATCGGCAGCGAAGATGAGTTCTTTGCTGACGGGGTCGTAGATGAAATTACTAATGCCTTGTCCAGAGTGGGCGAAATCTCTGTTATCGCGCGGCAATCTGCCTTCAGCTTCAAGGGGCGGGTTGTAGACGTGCGTGCGGTTGGGCGCGAACTTGGCGCTAGATACGTAGTCACCGGCGCGATACGGCGGTCTGGAAAGCGTGTACGGTTATCGGTCCAGTTAGCATCTGCCATAACCGGCGCCAACCTCTGGTCACAACGCTATGACGATGATCTGGAAGACCTCTTCGACTTGCAGGACCGAATCGCTTCGCACGTTGTAGGGGCTGTTTCACCTTCCATTCGAGCCTCCGAGATTGCTGCCGCTCGTGCTGTATCACCTATGGACCGTAAAGCCCATCAACTTTACATGAGTGCATTTCCTCATTTCTGGGCACATCGGCGCGAAGAGAACGAACGCGCAATCGAGCTGCTGAGTTCGGCCATGGCGTTGGATCTGGGAGATTTCCGTTCGCAAGCATTGAGGGCCTGGGCCTATGCCCAGCAGGCAACCTACATGTGGAGCGAAACGCCTCTTGTCTCCCGGCGGAAGGCGCAGGAGGATGCAGAGGCCGCGCTGCTTTTGGCGGGGGATCACGCAACGTCTCTTGTTGCTATTGCAGCGGCATTGGGAATGACGGGACTTGATCATGAACGGTCTGGTCAGTTGTTGGAGCATGCGCTTGAGCTCGACCCAAATTCGGCATGGGGCTGGATGCGACTGGGTTGGAACCACGTCTATCGTGAGGAAGTAAAAACTGGTCTTGCAGCGTTTGACAGGGCGGAAGAGTTGAGCCCGCGTGACCCGTTTCTCTTCAATATTCACTTTGGGCGTGGCTACGCATACGGACAGATCGGAGAGTTTGAAAACGCGATCCGGCTCGTAAAGCTTGGACTGACAGCCGGACCTGGCGTCACGTGGGCTTATCGTGACTTAGCCAGCTTTTGTGCCAATGCTGACCGTCGTGAAGAGGCCGACGAGGCAGTTGCAGCGTTGATGCGCAGTTATCCTGGACTGACGATAAAGCGTGTCATTGACAGCATGCCGCCCGCAACTCATTCGCGGCATCACGGATTTCTGGAAGGGTTACGGCGCGCGGGAGTACCCGACGCTTGA
- a CDS encoding IS6 family transposase — MTKPATFKYFKTSPEIIRLAVMLYIRFPLSLRNVEDLLHERGIDVSHETVRYWWNRFGPMFAAEIRRKRVQQLRAFSKWKWHVDEVFVKVNGKRHYLWRAVDHEGEVLEAIVTKRRNKAAALKFLKKLVKRHGQAEEVVTDRVASYKAALRDLGALEKQQTGRWLNNRVENSHLPFRRRERAMQRFRRMRSLQKFASVHSSVYNHFNQERSLASRDTFKLTRAAALSEWRQLCSG; from the coding sequence ATGACCAAACCTGCCACCTTCAAGTACTTCAAAACCAGTCCTGAGATCATCCGCTTGGCGGTGATGCTGTATATTCGGTTTCCACTCTCGCTTCGGAATGTCGAAGATCTGCTGCATGAGCGAGGCATCGACGTGAGCCACGAAACTGTCCGATATTGGTGGAACAGGTTTGGCCCAATGTTTGCTGCCGAGATCAGACGAAAGCGTGTTCAGCAACTCCGAGCCTTTTCAAAATGGAAGTGGCACGTGGACGAGGTCTTTGTGAAGGTGAATGGCAAACGCCACTATCTCTGGCGTGCGGTCGATCACGAAGGTGAAGTGCTGGAAGCGATTGTTACCAAACGCCGAAACAAAGCTGCAGCGTTGAAATTTCTTAAGAAATTAGTGAAACGCCACGGCCAAGCTGAAGAAGTAGTCACAGATCGCGTCGCATCCTACAAGGCTGCGCTCAGAGATTTGGGCGCTCTGGAAAAACAGCAGACGGGCAGGTGGCTTAACAACCGGGTTGAGAATTCGCACCTGCCGTTTCGACGACGCGAACGCGCTATGCAACGTTTCAGGCGCATGCGAAGTTTACAGAAATTCGCTTCCGTCCATTCCTCCGTATACAACCACTTCAACCAGGAAAGATCGCTAGCCAGCCGAGACACCTTCAAGCTGACCCGCGCCGCCGCACTTAGCGAGTGGCGTCAACTTTGTTCCGGATAG
- a CDS encoding very short patch repair endonuclease: MCADRVTTAVRSRIMASIGSKDTKPELKLRSLLHRQGFRFRLHRKDLPGKPDLVFPRYRAVIFVHGCFWHGHDCHLFSMPKSRKEFWRQKIDRNRERDEVQRETLTNLGWRVATVWECALMGRSRLGIDKVGECCVAWLQSDEAALELRGREAEEAL, encoded by the coding sequence ATGTGCGCAGATCGTGTGACGACCGCTGTCCGTAGCCGGATTATGGCTAGCATCGGTAGCAAGGATACAAAACCGGAACTGAAGCTTCGGTCACTCCTGCACCGACAGGGGTTTCGGTTTCGCCTTCACCGCAAGGACCTGCCCGGAAAGCCCGACCTAGTATTCCCGAGATACCGGGCGGTGATTTTTGTGCACGGTTGCTTCTGGCATGGCCATGACTGCCATCTCTTCAGCATGCCAAAGTCACGAAAGGAGTTCTGGCGACAGAAGATCGATCGCAACAGGGAGCGTGACGAAGTGCAGCGGGAAACGCTGACAAATCTGGGCTGGCGTGTGGCAACTGTCTGGGAGTGCGCCCTGATGGGTCGGTCACGGCTTGGTATCGATAAGGTCGGCGAATGCTGCGTGGCGTGGCTTCAGTCCGATGAAGCTGCATTGGAGTTACGGGGGCGCGAGGCTGAAGAAGCACTCTAA
- a CDS encoding alpha/beta fold hydrolase, which produces MVETASERPDQTVGNCPVILCIGGFGDNASMFEGLADTHIAENYRLLPFNLPGFGAPPLSGRTTLSALAQFVADRANECEAEIILAHSVASIIASLAAGKPGCSLTTILSLEENITADDAYFSGTAADYDDPASFRRAFLDRLDEMSTTAPIIHRYRQAVSEANPVALWQLGADARRFSAKYEPGMVLQNAAMVTYLYNPENCPKTTIEWLSENPMDRIVLDNATHWASVDQPELLADKILLALSFTEKRSLNART; this is translated from the coding sequence ATGGTTGAAACAGCATCGGAACGACCTGACCAAACTGTGGGTAATTGCCCCGTAATTCTATGCATTGGAGGCTTTGGCGACAACGCAAGCATGTTCGAAGGTCTGGCTGACACCCATATTGCTGAAAACTATCGATTGCTGCCCTTCAATCTCCCGGGATTTGGAGCGCCACCGCTATCAGGTAGAACCACCCTCAGTGCTCTTGCCCAGTTTGTTGCAGATCGGGCGAACGAGTGTGAGGCTGAAATCATCTTGGCACATTCGGTTGCTTCGATCATCGCATCGCTCGCTGCCGGGAAACCCGGATGCTCCCTCACGACAATCCTTTCATTGGAGGAGAATATAACGGCGGACGACGCGTATTTCTCAGGGACAGCAGCCGACTATGATGACCCAGCTTCATTTCGAAGAGCATTTCTCGACCGGCTGGACGAAATGTCCACGACAGCACCGATCATACATCGATATCGACAGGCTGTATCGGAAGCTAATCCGGTGGCACTATGGCAGCTTGGTGCAGATGCGAGACGTTTCTCCGCGAAATATGAGCCCGGAATGGTTTTGCAAAACGCTGCAATGGTGACCTATCTCTACAATCCCGAAAACTGCCCGAAAACCACTATCGAATGGCTTAGTGAAAACCCGATGGATCGGATCGTTCTCGATAACGCCACCCATTGGGCGAGTGTCGATCAGCCCGAATTGCTCGCTGACAAAATATTACTGGCGTTGAGTTTCACCGAAAAGCGGTCACTCAACGCGCGTACATGA
- a CDS encoding pyridoxal-dependent decarboxylase: MRGRDALFPGFDELVAAENALTAKLDIVRRNFSSRKANADEPSTEWLSELGRKRFDEAEDLEPLMDWVMDELDTGGVQMTHPGYLGLFNPAPTFASECADRIASAFNHQICVYSHAPAAVEIEQHVINEVARRAGLPAGSGGHFTSGGAEANSAAVLCALQAKCPEYSDEGVGVFNGQPTVYVSKESHLAWLKMAHSAGIGRSAVRLIATDGKGQMSVAALEASIAADLEAGCVPVLVVATAGTTNAGMVDPLNPSADLAERYGMWFHVDAAWGGALIASNDRRSALEGIERAHSITIDAHKWFATTMGAGMFLTSRPDIPAQVFRVTASYMPESDASRDFYLNSTQWSRRFVGLRLFLALGAAGWGGYGDHVERSIDLTDRLTNRLKEGGWIHANSSAMGVSCMVPPEGHDAVQRYVDAIHEDGRYWISKAVYEGKPVLRACVTNGRTDENVIDGLADLLLDLS, from the coding sequence ATGCGCGGACGTGATGCCCTGTTCCCCGGTTTTGACGAGCTGGTTGCCGCTGAGAATGCCCTGACGGCAAAGCTGGACATTGTTCGCCGGAACTTTTCAAGCCGCAAGGCAAATGCCGATGAACCATCTACGGAATGGCTGAGCGAGCTCGGGCGAAAGCGGTTTGACGAGGCCGAAGACCTGGAACCCCTAATGGATTGGGTGATGGATGAGCTGGACACCGGCGGTGTTCAGATGACCCATCCCGGTTATCTTGGCCTGTTCAATCCGGCCCCAACTTTTGCGTCGGAATGTGCGGACCGCATTGCCTCGGCCTTCAACCACCAGATTTGCGTTTATTCGCATGCTCCGGCCGCCGTTGAGATCGAACAGCACGTCATCAACGAAGTGGCCCGCCGTGCGGGGCTTCCAGCGGGATCAGGCGGCCACTTCACCAGCGGCGGGGCCGAGGCCAACTCGGCGGCTGTCCTTTGTGCGCTTCAGGCCAAATGCCCGGAATACAGCGATGAAGGGGTCGGTGTGTTTAATGGCCAGCCGACTGTCTATGTCTCGAAAGAGAGCCATCTCGCGTGGCTAAAGATGGCCCACTCCGCCGGGATCGGGCGCAGCGCAGTACGCCTTATCGCCACCGACGGCAAGGGCCAGATGAGCGTCGCGGCCCTGGAAGCTTCGATTGCGGCTGACCTTGAGGCTGGGTGTGTTCCGGTTCTGGTCGTCGCCACTGCCGGTACGACCAATGCCGGGATGGTTGACCCGTTGAACCCGTCGGCCGATCTCGCCGAGAGATACGGCATGTGGTTTCATGTGGATGCGGCTTGGGGCGGGGCGCTGATTGCCAGTAACGACCGCCGTAGTGCATTGGAAGGAATTGAACGTGCGCACTCCATAACGATTGACGCGCACAAGTGGTTTGCCACGACCATGGGGGCTGGCATGTTCCTGACCAGCCGTCCGGACATTCCCGCCCAGGTCTTCCGTGTGACCGCGAGCTACATGCCCGAGAGCGATGCGAGCAGGGACTTCTACCTGAACTCCACCCAATGGTCCCGGCGGTTTGTGGGCCTGCGCCTGTTTCTCGCGCTCGGAGCCGCAGGCTGGGGCGGCTATGGCGACCATGTGGAGCGCTCCATCGACCTGACCGACCGGTTGACGAACCGGTTGAAGGAGGGTGGCTGGATACACGCCAACAGCTCGGCAATGGGCGTAAGCTGCATGGTGCCGCCTGAAGGGCATGATGCCGTCCAGCGGTATGTGGATGCCATTCACGAAGACGGTCGATACTGGATTTCCAAGGCCGTTTATGAGGGCAAGCCCGTCTTGCGGGCCTGCGTCACCAATGGCCGGACGGATGAAAACGTCATCGACGGTCTCGCTGACTTGCTTCTGGATCTCTCCTAG